One genomic window of Desulfovibrio subterraneus includes the following:
- a CDS encoding phosphate/phosphite/phosphonate ABC transporter substrate-binding protein has product MFIRRTAALMGFILLALFGLQGCGEDEPVVYVDMTKRQEVRVPELQPAITYAYLPQYSHTVSYRRHNPLIEYISSETGLTLRQVFPDTFEEHRRMVERGDIDISFSNPFTYVSIAKSGARAFARIVEPSGSTNFRGQIIARTDNRQIQTLQDCRGKRWIAVDPLSAGGYLFALGHFLDHGIHAEDFSEIAFAPGPGGKQEKAVLAVYAGKYDLASIREGTLEIVKDKIDPGRLRVIATTRAYPGWVYAARKGLPQETITAIAGALFKLSMKNPGQAAILSGAGMSRIIPATDSDYDPIRELVAKTRFNEAVYDGRQDAPEGTQ; this is encoded by the coding sequence ATGTTCATACGCCGCACCGCTGCCCTTATGGGCTTTATTCTGCTTGCCCTTTTCGGGCTGCAAGGGTGTGGCGAGGACGAGCCGGTTGTCTACGTGGACATGACAAAACGGCAGGAAGTCAGAGTACCCGAACTCCAGCCCGCAATAACCTACGCCTATCTTCCGCAATATTCCCACACGGTATCCTATCGCCGCCACAACCCGCTGATCGAATACATTTCCAGTGAAACCGGCCTTACCCTGAGGCAGGTTTTTCCAGACACATTTGAAGAACACCGCAGAATGGTGGAGCGCGGAGACATCGACATTTCCTTTTCCAACCCCTTCACCTATGTGAGCATTGCCAAATCGGGCGCACGCGCCTTTGCCCGCATAGTGGAACCTTCCGGCAGCACCAACTTTCGCGGCCAGATAATCGCCCGCACTGATAACAGGCAGATTCAAACCCTGCAGGACTGCCGCGGCAAACGATGGATAGCCGTGGACCCTCTTTCTGCCGGCGGCTACCTTTTCGCCCTCGGGCACTTTCTCGACCACGGCATCCATGCCGAAGATTTTTCTGAAATCGCCTTTGCTCCCGGACCGGGCGGCAAGCAGGAAAAGGCCGTGCTTGCCGTGTATGCAGGCAAGTATGACCTTGCCTCCATCCGTGAAGGCACGCTGGAAATCGTGAAAGACAAAATCGATCCCGGCCGCCTGCGCGTCATAGCCACCACCCGCGCCTATCCCGGCTGGGTGTATGCCGCCCGCAAGGGGCTGCCGCAGGAAACCATAACAGCCATTGCCGGGGCGCTGTTCAAACTTTCCATGAAAAACCCGGGTCAGGCTGCCATTCTGTCCGGTGCAGGCATGAGCCGCATCATTCCGGCCACCGACAGCGACTACGACCCCATACGCGAACTTGTGGCCAAAACCCGCTTTAATGAAGCCGTGTACGACGGCAGACAGGATGCTCCGGAGGGAACGCAGTAA
- a CDS encoding sulfite exporter TauE/SafE family protein, with amino-acid sequence MFKSKKTIMVLALTVLTVFLCMEPAWADRLQDAINAAPKGAEAGQINPESPLGFLNIPGAPDISLILGFGWAVWVGWIFSTVGAFGGIMAGVGHITIFGLGNYASGFKKTAPDLNKLITDSIRVSNQWLVGTSAGISSYNYYRMGRLVLPLALALGLGSIAGSTLVPWLTAGKISLKSYIGYFGLFVLFLGCYLLYETTPRGQASKKKAKEAAKAFESSIKGESKVDTSAMGVKVKSFSPSNCTFTFYGVEFSFNPVIPLVGGFFIAAMASFLGVGGGFLLVPFLTSVAGLPMYLVAGTSALAVLIGMITSIFTYMFVSGTPIFWPLIGAELVGIFVGSVIGPRTSKYIPEIWLKRIFIVLAFYVGIRYASKGLFDLNLLPPY; translated from the coding sequence GTGTTCAAATCCAAAAAGACCATCATGGTGCTGGCGCTCACAGTTCTGACCGTCTTCCTCTGCATGGAGCCCGCATGGGCAGACCGTCTGCAGGACGCCATCAACGCAGCCCCCAAGGGTGCCGAAGCAGGGCAGATCAATCCTGAATCCCCCCTCGGCTTCCTCAATATTCCCGGCGCACCTGATATCAGCCTGATTCTCGGCTTCGGCTGGGCGGTGTGGGTAGGCTGGATCTTCTCCACCGTCGGCGCATTCGGCGGCATCATGGCCGGTGTCGGCCACATCACCATCTTCGGCCTGGGCAACTATGCTTCCGGTTTCAAGAAGACCGCTCCCGACCTGAACAAGCTGATCACCGACTCCATCCGCGTGTCCAACCAGTGGCTCGTGGGTACCTCTGCCGGTATCTCTTCTTACAACTACTACCGCATGGGCCGTCTGGTACTGCCCCTGGCACTGGCACTGGGCCTCGGCTCCATCGCCGGTTCCACGCTGGTTCCCTGGCTCACCGCGGGCAAGATTTCGCTGAAGTCCTACATCGGCTACTTCGGCCTTTTTGTTCTCTTCCTCGGCTGCTACCTGCTGTATGAAACCACCCCCAGGGGTCAGGCTTCCAAGAAGAAGGCCAAGGAAGCCGCCAAGGCATTCGAATCCTCCATCAAGGGCGAATCCAAGGTTGATACCTCCGCCATGGGCGTTAAGGTAAAGAGCTTCTCCCCCAGCAACTGCACCTTCACCTTCTACGGTGTCGAGTTCTCCTTCAATCCCGTCATCCCCCTGGTCGGCGGCTTCTTCATCGCAGCCATGGCCTCCTTCCTCGGTGTCGGCGGCGGCTTCCTGCTCGTGCCCTTCCTGACCAGCGTTGCCGGTCTGCCCATGTACCTCGTGGCAGGCACCTCCGCTCTGGCAGTTCTGATCGGCATGATCACCTCCATCTTCACCTACATGTTCGTTTCCGGCACGCCCATCTTCTGGCCCCTCATCGGTGCTGAACTGGTCGGTATCTTCGTGGGTTCCGTCATCGGCCCCCGTACCTCCAAGTACATCCCCGAAATCTGGCTGAAGCGCATCTTCATCGTGCTGGCCTTCTACGTTGGTATCCGTTACGCCTCCAAGGGTCTGTTCGACCTGAACCTGCTGCCCCCCTACTAG
- a CDS encoding ATP-binding protein, with translation MMKPSWGIREKLVGIFVLIKVLPLILLAWFAWSEISTLGWTVRERLEQLVFETKRTVGEVGSIATESSIRALDIKSREAIERLTTDTASRVAAFLYERDDDLGQAAVLRPDERLYRQFLAPRNRPVILHDEWVLNSEGSAWVPAIPRPESGPLVAPVNINNSKDFHSRPPSVFRQEDRPLYLEMTFVDMSGMERVKVVTSPRMSPELRDVSKRANTYCRAEGYFAQLKKLKPGEIYVSDVIGAYLPSPVIGPFTKERAKALGIPFEPEKAGYAGKENPVGKRFEGLVRWATPVVREGKQIGWVTLALDHTHVMEFTDHILPTEERYTDISDASSGNYAFMWDYQGRSISHPRDYSIAGYDPKTGEPAVPWLDEDTYRKWQASGLNATEFLKTVPFFNHQSLGNKPSKEMMRQGLVGLDGRYLNFAPQCTGWHNLTQHGGSGSFVIFWSGLWKLTTAAAIPYYTGQYGDSPRGFGYVTIGANVDEFHEAATRMANRLEMLVSTFTDYLGEQDEKTQTMLQKSLRKTSLEISMSTAAMIFIVIVIAVWMATTLTGKITRIIRGIRRFQSGELGYRLEEKGTDEIGQLCHAFNDTAGTISALVADLKGAEEQYRTVIQNAVEGIYQSTPDGRYLDVNPALVQILGYESKEELLCSVSNIGTQLYDDPADRENLLEILEASGSVSNYEFRARRKDGSPVWLSTNVRAVRGKNGEIEYIEGMVGDITSRKNMEEAERSREAAEARDQAKSVFLANMSHEIRTPMNAILGVAELLQESPLDDNGKALVSLLQTSGEHLLVLINDILDISQIEAGKAHLAREPFSIHDQVRGVASIMSVKAKEKGIQLKYHVEQGLPAFVRGDAARFRQIMLNLVGNAVKFTDAGSVVIRVGMAERAGKQVVLNCMVQDTGSGFPPEKAATLFDAFVQGDNSSTRKFGGSGLGLAISKRLVALMGGTISAESTPGEGSRFSFSIVLDEAEPPNHADPALQSETGHAGESGGWSIGKKVLYVDDSESNRLLISLYLKNTGVELDLAEDGMQGIEMATAGKYDVMLLDMELPGMDGYTVARNLRNMEESEHLPIIALTANAMADDRRRCLDAGCSEYLAKPVRKAELLDLLRTVLSEAEA, from the coding sequence ATGATGAAGCCTAGTTGGGGCATTCGGGAAAAATTAGTCGGCATTTTCGTGCTGATAAAAGTGCTGCCACTTATTCTTCTGGCATGGTTCGCATGGAGTGAGATATCCACACTGGGCTGGACGGTGCGCGAGCGTCTTGAGCAGCTTGTCTTCGAAACCAAGCGCACGGTCGGCGAGGTCGGCTCCATTGCCACGGAAAGTTCCATCCGTGCGTTGGATATAAAATCCAGAGAAGCTATTGAAAGGCTCACCACAGATACGGCTTCACGCGTGGCCGCCTTTCTGTATGAAAGAGACGACGATCTGGGGCAGGCTGCCGTCCTGCGGCCTGACGAACGTCTCTACAGGCAGTTTCTGGCCCCCCGCAACAGGCCTGTTATCCTGCATGACGAGTGGGTGCTGAATTCCGAAGGCTCTGCATGGGTACCCGCAATACCCCGTCCTGAAAGCGGCCCTCTGGTTGCTCCGGTCAATATCAACAACTCCAAAGATTTTCACTCCCGTCCTCCGTCGGTATTCCGGCAGGAGGACAGACCGCTGTATCTGGAAATGACCTTTGTGGACATGTCCGGCATGGAGCGCGTGAAGGTTGTCACCTCGCCCCGCATGTCGCCCGAGCTGCGTGATGTGAGCAAGCGGGCCAACACATACTGCAGGGCGGAAGGGTATTTTGCGCAACTCAAAAAGCTGAAGCCGGGCGAGATATATGTATCAGATGTCATAGGCGCATATCTTCCGAGTCCCGTCATAGGCCCGTTTACCAAAGAGCGTGCCAAAGCTTTGGGGATACCCTTTGAACCGGAAAAGGCGGGATATGCCGGTAAAGAGAATCCCGTGGGCAAGCGGTTCGAGGGGCTTGTGCGGTGGGCGACACCGGTCGTACGCGAAGGAAAACAGATCGGATGGGTTACGCTGGCACTTGATCACACCCATGTCATGGAATTCACTGACCACATACTGCCGACGGAAGAGCGGTACACGGACATTTCCGATGCATCCAGCGGAAACTATGCCTTCATGTGGGACTATCAGGGGCGCAGCATATCTCACCCGCGTGATTATTCCATTGCCGGATACGACCCGAAGACCGGTGAACCTGCGGTGCCGTGGCTTGATGAAGATACCTACCGAAAGTGGCAGGCAAGCGGCCTTAACGCAACGGAATTCTTGAAGACTGTGCCGTTCTTTAATCACCAGTCTCTGGGCAACAAGCCTTCCAAGGAAATGATGAGACAGGGACTGGTGGGGCTCGACGGACGCTATCTCAATTTTGCGCCTCAGTGTACGGGGTGGCATAACCTCACTCAGCACGGCGGTTCCGGTTCGTTTGTCATTTTCTGGAGCGGCCTGTGGAAGCTGACCACTGCGGCGGCCATTCCCTACTACACCGGACAATATGGTGATTCCCCCCGCGGGTTCGGCTATGTGACAATTGGTGCCAATGTGGATGAATTCCACGAGGCAGCCACAAGAATGGCGAACCGCCTCGAGATGCTGGTTTCCACGTTTACCGATTATCTGGGCGAGCAGGATGAAAAGACCCAGACGATGCTCCAGAAATCGCTCAGGAAGACTTCGCTCGAAATATCCATGTCCACAGCGGCCATGATCTTTATCGTGATTGTTATCGCCGTCTGGATGGCTACAACACTGACAGGCAAGATCACGCGGATAATCCGTGGAATACGGCGCTTCCAGTCCGGTGAGCTTGGGTACCGGCTTGAGGAAAAGGGAACGGACGAAATCGGTCAGTTGTGTCATGCGTTCAACGACACCGCGGGAACCATAAGTGCTCTTGTTGCGGACCTCAAGGGAGCGGAGGAGCAGTACAGAACCGTTATCCAGAATGCTGTGGAAGGTATTTACCAGAGCACTCCGGACGGCAGGTATCTGGATGTGAACCCGGCTCTTGTGCAAATTCTCGGGTATGAGAGCAAGGAAGAACTGTTGTGTTCGGTGAGCAATATCGGCACGCAGTTGTATGATGATCCGGCCGATCGTGAGAATCTGCTGGAGATTCTTGAAGCCAGCGGTTCTGTGAGCAACTACGAATTCAGGGCCCGCAGAAAGGACGGATCTCCGGTATGGCTTTCTACCAACGTACGGGCCGTGCGTGGCAAGAACGGGGAGATAGAGTACATTGAAGGCATGGTCGGCGACATAACGAGCCGCAAGAATATGGAAGAAGCCGAGCGGAGCAGGGAGGCTGCAGAGGCGCGCGATCAGGCGAAGAGCGTGTTTCTGGCAAACATGAGCCATGAGATCCGCACGCCCATGAACGCCATCCTTGGAGTGGCGGAGCTGCTGCAGGAAAGCCCGCTGGACGACAACGGCAAGGCGCTCGTCTCTTTGTTGCAGACCTCCGGTGAGCATTTGCTGGTGCTCATAAATGATATTCTGGATATTTCGCAGATAGAGGCGGGCAAAGCGCACCTTGCCCGCGAACCCTTCAGTATTCACGATCAGGTTCGCGGAGTTGCGAGCATTATGTCCGTGAAGGCGAAAGAGAAAGGCATTCAGCTGAAGTACCATGTCGAGCAGGGGCTTCCGGCTTTCGTGAGGGGAGATGCAGCACGGTTCAGGCAGATTATGCTCAACCTTGTCGGCAACGCGGTCAAATTCACCGATGCGGGCAGCGTGGTCATCCGTGTGGGAATGGCGGAAAGGGCCGGCAAGCAGGTTGTGCTCAATTGCATGGTGCAGGATACGGGAAGCGGTTTCCCGCCTGAAAAGGCTGCCACGCTGTTTGATGCGTTTGTTCAGGGAGATAACTCTTCAACGCGAAAATTCGGGGGGTCCGGCCTCGGGCTTGCCATCAGCAAACGGCTTGTGGCGCTCATGGGCGGAACCATTTCCGCGGAGAGCACGCCCGGCGAGGGGAGCCGCTTCTCGTTCTCCATTGTGCTTGATGAGGCAGAGCCTCCGAACCATGCTGATCCGGCATTGCAGTCCGAAACCGGGCATGCAGGCGAGAGCGGCGGATGGAGCATAGGAAAGAAAGTGCTGTATGTGGATGACTCCGAGAGCAACCGCCTTTTGATAAGCCTGTACCTGAAGAATACCGGTGTGGAGCTGGATCTTGCCGAGGACGGCATGCAGGGTATCGAAATGGCTACGGCCGGCAAGTACGATGTGATGCTGCTGGATATGGAACTGCCGGGCATGGATGGCTATACCGTTGCCCGGAACCTGCGCAATATGGAAGAAAGCGAACATCTGCCCATTATCGCCCTGACTGCCAACGCCATGGCGGACGACAGGCGACGGTGCCTTGATGCAGGATGCTCGGAATATCTGGCAAAGCCGGTGAGAAAGGCTGAATTGCTTGATCTTCTCCGCACGGTACTGAGCGAGGCGGAAGCATAG
- a CDS encoding substrate-binding periplasmic protein, protein MTSCPILKYLLLLTAFSVALCADIPAHANAAQQPLVVTEDLAPYNYQQGRELKGPCNEIVLEILRRTTKGIPRGVRVLPWSRAYALARQVPNVALYSTVRSPEREHLFHWVGPIYHDDLVMMRRRGSAVKAANLEEAKKYTIGVMQDYAGEDLLRRNNFPKVHSLPGAPEQMVYMLAHDRVDLWLESWPSGMYYAARAGKPTGWIEPLFTVAREDLYVAFSLFSDQETIRRWSDTLQSMKEDGTYRKLIDRFEERLANNQLQ, encoded by the coding sequence ATGACTTCATGCCCAATTCTTAAATACCTTTTGCTGCTCACGGCCTTTTCTGTCGCCCTTTGTGCTGATATTCCGGCTCACGCCAACGCCGCTCAGCAACCGCTGGTTGTTACGGAAGATCTGGCCCCCTACAACTACCAGCAGGGACGGGAGCTCAAAGGCCCGTGCAACGAGATTGTGCTTGAAATCCTCCGTCGAACCACCAAGGGGATTCCACGGGGAGTAAGAGTGCTGCCATGGTCACGGGCGTATGCACTTGCCCGCCAGGTGCCGAATGTGGCCTTGTATTCCACCGTGCGCTCACCGGAACGGGAGCATCTCTTTCATTGGGTGGGCCCCATCTATCATGATGATCTCGTAATGATGCGACGCAGGGGGAGCGCGGTCAAAGCCGCCAACCTTGAAGAAGCCAAAAAATACACCATCGGCGTCATGCAGGACTACGCAGGGGAAGACCTGCTGCGAAGGAACAACTTTCCCAAGGTGCACAGCCTGCCCGGAGCTCCCGAACAGATGGTCTACATGCTGGCCCACGACCGCGTGGACCTGTGGCTGGAATCGTGGCCCAGCGGCATGTACTACGCCGCCCGTGCAGGCAAGCCGACAGGCTGGATAGAACCGCTGTTCACCGTGGCCCGCGAAGATCTGTATGTGGCCTTTTCTCTCTTCTCCGATCAGGAAACGATACGCCGGTGGTCCGATACTCTGCAAAGCATGAAAGAGGACGGCACCTACCGCAAACTCATCGACCGGTTCGAGGAACGACTGGCCAACAACCAGTTGCAGTAA
- a CDS encoding ZIP family metal transporter, translating to MTFAELHPALQALIATCFTWGMTALGAAVVFLTKNITKKTLDIMLGFAAGVMIAASYWSLLAPAIEMSEGLGSLKWVPALVGFLSGAFFLRLVDMFLPHLHIHAKMDEAEGVSTSWKRSTLLVLAITLHNIPEGLAVGVAFGAVAAGYPSATLAGAIALAIGIGIQNFPEGTAVSVPLRRDGMSRAKSFWYGQLSGIVEPIAGVLGALAVVVAQPILPYALAFAAGAMIFVVVEEVIPESQASGYGDLATMGCIVGFGVMMTLDVALG from the coding sequence ATGACCTTCGCAGAACTGCATCCCGCGCTTCAGGCCCTCATAGCCACCTGCTTCACGTGGGGCATGACCGCCCTTGGTGCAGCTGTTGTTTTCCTCACCAAAAACATCACCAAGAAGACGCTCGACATCATGCTCGGCTTTGCTGCCGGAGTCATGATTGCGGCCAGCTACTGGTCGCTGCTGGCTCCTGCCATTGAAATGAGCGAAGGGCTCGGCTCCCTGAAATGGGTACCCGCGCTGGTCGGCTTTCTAAGCGGCGCGTTCTTTCTCCGCCTTGTGGACATGTTTCTGCCCCACCTGCACATTCACGCAAAGATGGATGAAGCCGAGGGTGTTTCCACCTCATGGAAACGCTCAACCCTGCTGGTACTTGCCATAACCCTGCACAACATTCCCGAGGGACTGGCCGTGGGCGTGGCCTTCGGCGCTGTGGCCGCCGGGTATCCTTCCGCCACTCTGGCAGGAGCCATAGCCCTTGCCATAGGCATAGGCATTCAGAACTTTCCCGAAGGTACGGCCGTATCCGTTCCCCTGCGCAGAGATGGCATGTCGCGGGCCAAGAGCTTCTGGTACGGTCAACTTTCCGGCATTGTGGAACCCATAGCCGGTGTGCTTGGCGCCCTTGCCGTAGTCGTGGCCCAGCCCATTCTGCCATATGCGCTGGCCTTTGCCGCCGGAGCCATGATCTTTGTGGTGGTGGAAGAGGTCATCCCCGAATCGCAGGCGTCCGGTTACGGCGACCTTGCGACCATGGGCTGCATTGTAGGGTTCGGTGTCATGATGACGCTTGATGTTGCGCTCGGATAA
- a CDS encoding DsrE family protein, which yields MQPDTERQPEKLCIIWSSRDPEVARNLVFMYGGNALPKGWWKEVTLVVWGPSQQMLAFDAATRKELSLLQERGVHIIACRACAERYNLTAVLEEMGLEVDYVGAFFTSVLKSPEWSSVTF from the coding sequence ATGCAGCCCGATACGGAACGACAGCCGGAAAAGCTGTGCATCATCTGGAGCAGCCGCGACCCCGAAGTGGCCCGCAACCTTGTCTTCATGTACGGTGGCAATGCCCTGCCCAAAGGCTGGTGGAAAGAAGTTACGCTTGTCGTATGGGGGCCGTCGCAGCAGATGCTGGCCTTTGACGCCGCAACCCGCAAGGAACTTTCCCTGCTGCAGGAACGCGGCGTGCACATAATCGCCTGCCGTGCCTGCGCAGAACGCTATAACCTTACCGCCGTACTGGAAGAAATGGGGCTGGAGGTGGACTACGTGGGCGCCTTTTTCACCTCCGTACTCAAATCACCGGAATGGTCGTCGGTCACCTTCTAG
- a CDS encoding bifunctional acetate--CoA ligase family protein/GNAT family N-acetyltransferase, whose protein sequence is MSPVKLEQMFKPTSVAVIGATDEPGDPGNTILKNLLGGKFLGPVLPVNPDVDSVMGMPSYSAIDTLPLTPDLAILCSPPETIPYYIEELGKRGTQHAVIMSRGYFRFNRDKLEVQKKALLSVARKFNVRVLGPNCLGYINPSVGINASLASRDALPGKVAFVTQSDSLFTTVLDWAASKNIGFSHFISLGDRYDIHFEDVLNYLNNDFSTRAILLYIETIENARQFLSAVRALARNKPVLVIKAGRSEAGAAAAAAHSGMLLGSDDVYDTAFRRAGMLRVFDIDTLFDTVETIALARPLKGERLAIITNGGGPGFLATDMLLEGGGRLADISDTTCQALDDELGNAWSYWNPLILKSDADGEMYAATIRQLLLDSEVDALLIMHVPTTGTDSAAIAEHVIKACKKTKKLVLTSWMGIDDAEEARKRFTGAGFPSFFTPDKAVRAFLNLVQYRRNQEMLVEAPASLPDDYHPDTFMVRNIIVEALEDKRQMLTEQEARAILTAYGIPIVETRTTTTADEAADAAEAIGFPVALKVISPDIYRKSLAGGVALDLETRDQVQAAVHTVTNRVRQNQPDARISGYSIQRMSRRARARELAVETATDPVFGPIIRFGQGGSLASITHDRQTALPPLNMSLANELISRTKIVTLLRGNRDIPAANLDAVRSTLVKISQLIIDIPEIFELEIDPLFADEEGVVALDANIRVAWSTSSGTDQLAIRPYPKELEECVQLRNGAKVDLRPIRPEDEPDHWDFLEHMSPEDKRFRFFGNVATLPRSEMIKLTQIDYDREMAFIAKGEAPDGSYKTLGVARAMIQPDNSSAEFAVAVRSDLKRLGLGRLLMEKIIRYLQLRKTRQITGAALSDNKNMIELARNLGFDVTKDLDDDVHHFEMTMEEEA, encoded by the coding sequence GTGAGTCCGGTAAAACTAGAGCAGATGTTCAAGCCCACCTCAGTTGCCGTCATAGGTGCAACCGACGAGCCGGGCGACCCCGGCAACACCATTCTCAAGAACCTGCTGGGCGGCAAGTTTCTCGGCCCGGTACTGCCGGTCAACCCCGACGTGGACAGCGTGATGGGCATGCCTTCCTATTCGGCCATAGACACCCTGCCGCTCACGCCCGACCTTGCCATTCTCTGTTCACCGCCGGAAACCATTCCCTACTATATTGAAGAACTGGGCAAACGCGGCACCCAGCATGCCGTCATCATGTCGCGCGGTTACTTCCGCTTCAACCGTGACAAGCTGGAAGTGCAGAAGAAAGCCCTGCTCAGCGTGGCCAGAAAGTTCAACGTGCGCGTGCTCGGCCCCAACTGTCTCGGCTACATCAACCCTTCCGTGGGTATAAACGCCAGCCTTGCCTCGCGTGACGCCCTGCCCGGCAAGGTGGCCTTTGTCACCCAGTCCGACTCGCTGTTCACCACGGTGCTCGACTGGGCCGCCTCCAAGAACATCGGCTTTTCACATTTCATCTCGCTGGGCGACCGGTACGACATCCACTTCGAGGATGTTCTCAACTACCTGAACAACGATTTTTCCACCCGCGCCATCCTGCTCTACATAGAGACCATCGAGAACGCGCGGCAGTTTCTTTCAGCCGTGCGCGCACTGGCGCGCAACAAACCCGTGCTGGTCATCAAGGCCGGCCGTTCCGAAGCGGGTGCTGCGGCCGCGGCCGCGCATTCGGGCATGCTGCTCGGCTCGGACGATGTGTACGACACGGCATTCCGGCGTGCGGGCATGCTGCGCGTGTTCGACATAGACACCCTGTTTGACACCGTGGAAACCATTGCCCTTGCCCGCCCGCTCAAAGGCGAGCGCCTTGCCATTATCACCAACGGCGGCGGCCCCGGCTTTCTTGCCACCGACATGCTGCTGGAAGGCGGCGGACGGCTGGCGGATATCTCCGATACAACCTGCCAGGCGCTTGACGACGAACTGGGCAACGCGTGGTCTTACTGGAATCCGCTGATCCTCAAGAGCGATGCGGACGGCGAAATGTATGCCGCGACCATCCGGCAGTTGCTGCTGGACTCGGAAGTGGACGCCCTGCTCATCATGCATGTTCCCACAACAGGTACAGACAGCGCCGCCATTGCGGAGCATGTCATCAAGGCCTGCAAGAAGACCAAAAAGCTGGTGCTGACAAGCTGGATGGGCATAGACGACGCAGAAGAGGCCCGCAAACGCTTCACCGGAGCAGGCTTTCCCTCTTTCTTCACGCCGGACAAGGCCGTGCGCGCCTTCCTTAACCTTGTGCAGTACCGCCGCAACCAGGAAATGCTGGTGGAAGCGCCCGCCTCGCTGCCGGACGACTACCACCCGGACACTTTCATGGTGCGCAACATCATCGTGGAGGCACTGGAAGACAAGCGACAGATGCTCACGGAGCAGGAAGCACGGGCCATTCTCACAGCCTACGGCATTCCCATTGTGGAAACCCGTACCACAACCACAGCCGATGAGGCGGCGGATGCGGCAGAGGCCATCGGTTTTCCTGTGGCACTCAAGGTCATCTCGCCCGATATCTATCGCAAATCTCTGGCCGGCGGTGTGGCACTGGACCTTGAAACCCGCGATCAGGTGCAGGCTGCCGTTCACACCGTGACGAACCGCGTGCGGCAGAACCAGCCGGACGCCCGCATCAGCGGCTACAGCATCCAGCGCATGAGCCGCCGTGCACGAGCACGGGAGCTGGCCGTGGAAACCGCAACCGACCCCGTGTTCGGCCCCATTATCCGCTTCGGCCAGGGCGGCTCGCTCGCCTCCATCACGCACGACCGCCAGACAGCGCTGCCGCCGCTCAACATGTCCCTTGCCAACGAGCTCATCTCACGGACAAAAATCGTTACACTGCTGCGCGGCAACCGCGACATTCCGGCTGCCAACCTCGATGCCGTGCGCTCCACGCTGGTCAAGATATCCCAGCTCATCATCGACATTCCGGAAATATTCGAGCTTGAGATAGACCCCCTTTTCGCGGACGAAGAAGGCGTGGTGGCACTGGATGCGAACATACGTGTGGCGTGGAGCACTTCTTCCGGCACCGACCAGCTGGCCATACGCCCCTATCCGAAAGAGCTTGAGGAATGCGTCCAGCTGCGCAACGGCGCCAAGGTGGACCTGCGCCCCATCCGCCCCGAAGACGAGCCGGACCACTGGGATTTTCTGGAGCATATGTCGCCGGAGGACAAGCGCTTCCGCTTCTTCGGCAACGTGGCCACCCTGCCGCGGTCCGAGATGATAAAACTCACGCAGATAGACTACGACCGCGAAATGGCCTTTATCGCCAAGGGCGAGGCGCCGGACGGTTCATACAAGACCCTCGGGGTGGCGCGGGCCATGATCCAGCCGGACAACTCCAGTGCAGAGTTTGCTGTTGCTGTCCGTTCCGACCTCAAACGGCTGGGGCTTGGCAGGCTGCTCATGGAAAAGATCATCCGCTACCTGCAGTTGCGAAAGACCAGACAGATTACCGGTGCGGCTCTCAGTGACAATAAGAACATGATAGAGCTGGCGCGCAACCTTGGTTTTGATGTAACCAAGGATCTGGACGATGATGTCCACCATTTTGAAATGACCATGGAAGAGGAGGCGTAA